A portion of the Homalodisca vitripennis isolate AUS2020 chromosome 2, UT_GWSS_2.1, whole genome shotgun sequence genome contains these proteins:
- the LOC124355279 gene encoding fatty acyl-CoA reductase wat-like, whose translation MVAKNKEPLNLADYLTDYLSLQINATAPTRSIFPLTPEDPYLKLRSQDPMVILGERSFGSPKEISEDTIGTPIQEFYRGVDVFITGATGFIGKILTEKLIRSIPHLGHIYLLIRSKREKTSEERFSELLQDKVFSRMKAEVPHYLSKIKVVSGDIMEPGLGLSKKDRQLLLERVSVVFHGAAKVSFTEPLRNAITSIVLGSQRVLELAKEMKHLKAYIHVSTAFSQCVKRVVEETVPMMSIDYKKIINYIESKTDDELLKHTPRLLQGWVNTYVFSKAMCESMIQEEYGSLPICVFRPSIVLSTYKEPVRGYIDNLYGPVGLLVGTGHGIIHCSLMSMENNMESVPVDYAVNCMIATAWRTSMNRNSTLTSVYNFTTTPIKPILWKHLVEFALHDRDLWPFSRAIWYSSFIPTDSPLVHEILYWILQRIPGIFLDKVIQLAGGEPILGKIYGRIYNLTEHTGYYARRNWEFKNDNVMSLWRDLTPEDKQLFNFDLRDVDMREHLLVGKLGIRYYYLKEEMENIPACIRRNNYLRWLHRTTKAAFGLVVLKLLVVTARALPF comes from the exons ATGGTGGCTAAAAACAAGGAACCCTTGAACCTGGCAGATTATTTAACAGACTATTTGAGCCTTCAAATAAATGCAACTGCACCGACAAGAAGCATCTTTCCACTGACGCCTGAAGACCCGTATTTGAAATTGCGTTCCCAAGATCCCATGGTTATACTCGGAGAACGGAGCTTCGGATCTCCAAAGGAGATAAGTGAGGACACCATCGGGACACCTATCCAGGAGTTTTACCGGGGAGTGGATGTGTTTATTACGGGTGCTACGGGATTCATCGGCAAGATACTAACTGAAAAGTTAATCAGGTCAATCCCACACCTCGGTCACATTTATCTCTTGATACGAAGTAAGCGCGAGAAAACTTCTGAGGAAAGGTTTAGTGAACTGTTACAAGATAag GTTTTCTCCAGGATGAAAGCAGAGGTACCCCATTACCTGAGTAAAATAAAAGTGGTGTCCGGAGATATAATGGAACCCGGTCTGGGCCTAAGCAAGAAGGACCGCCAGCTTCTGCTAGAGCGGGTAAGCGTGGTGTTCCATGGTGCGGCCAAAGTCTCCTTCACTGAGCCTCTCAGAAACGCCATCACTTCTATCGTCTTGGGCAGTCAGAGGGTCCTCGAACTAGCGAAGGAGATGAAGCACCTCAAA GCATACATCCACGTTTCCACCGCATTCAGCCAATGTGTAAAAAGGGTGGTAGAGGAGACAGTTCCTATGATGAGTATCGACTACAAGAAAATCATCAATTACATTGAATCGAAAACTGACGATGAACTCCTAAAACACACTCCAAG ATTGCTCCAAGGGTGGGTAAACACATACGTGTTCAGCAAAGCCATGTGTGAAAGTATGATTCAGGAAGAATACGGATCACTGCCAATCTGCGTTTTTCGCCCTTCTATAG TACTGAGCACATACAAGGAGCCTGTGCGAGGATACATAGATAACCTGTATGGACCCGTGGGTCTGCTGGTGGGCACTGGACATGGTATTATCCACTGCTCCTTAATGTCCATGGAGAATAATATGGAATCGGTGCCGGTCGATTACGCCGTCAACTGCATGATAGCCACCGCCTGGAGAACTTCCATGAACAG GAACTCAACTTTAACCAGTGTGTACAACTTTACAACGACACCGATAAAACCAATACTGTGGAAGCATCTGGTCGAGTTCGCTCTGCACGACAGAGATCTCTGGCCATTCAGCCGAGCAATCTGGTACTCGTCCTTCATCCCCACAGACAGTCCCCTTGTACACGAGATTCTGTACTGGATCCTCCAGAGAATACCTGGAATATTCCTCGACAAAGTTATCCAGTTGGCGGGAGGTGAACCCAT ACTGGGTAAGATATACGGAAGGATTTACAATTTGACTGAGCACACGGGATACTACGCCAGAAGAAACTGGGAGTTCAAAAATGACAACGTGATGTCTCTGTGGCGGGACCTGACTCCGGAGGACAAACAGCTGTTCAACTTCGACCTCAGAGATGTGGACATGAGAGAACATTTATTGGTGGGGAAGCTGGGAATCAGGTATTACTACCTGAAGGAGGAAATGGAGAACATACCAGCTTGCATTCGGAGAAATAACTA